The following are encoded together in the Streptomyces flavofungini genome:
- a CDS encoding ThuA domain-containing protein, which translates to MAVLTALLLAVGFLPATGATAADKAPAFRALLFTEAVGYVHDSIPAGIRMVEEQAAAHNFEVVQTDDSTVFDDAELKDFDVIVMLQNSGMVWDTDAQREAVQTHVRSGKGIVALHNTLDMGIEDSFPWWDETVNGGAHMPAHSPGVLKGTAKVADHVHPSTKGLPQRWERPEEWYNFDKNPRGDVHVLVSADETTYNPGGSAMGADHPISWCRNAEGGKVWATAMGHDKASYSEPAFRDHVLGGIQWAAGNKPGDCGGTVWSGYEKVALDENTADPMELDVAQDGKVFYVQRSGEVKIFDPKTHATTTAGKVDTYTGGEDGLVGMELDPAFAENRWIYLYYAPKSAKDDVNRLSRFTVKKDNTLDLASERKILDVPAYRDRTFPEPGHTGGAVEFGPDRTLYLGVGDDVPPNLDPNWQGYAPLDWRPGKQNLDAARTAGNTNDLRGKILRVKPKDKGGYTIPRGNLFEPGTDKTRPEIYAMGFRNPFRFTVDPKNGNVHVSDYGPDRGAPETERGPEGLVEYNVIKKPGNFGWPFCHGNNQAYAPYDPDTHKAGPKFDCAKPVNPSPNNTGLKDLPPLTLPEVWYGYGASKEFPEMGTGGSAPMSGPVYRYDAENPSKTKFPQYFDGANFFYEWARNSVKEMRFDDSGKLLKINDFLKSAKFAKPMDMTFGPDGSLYVLEWGSEFGGGNNDSGLYRIDYAQGQRIPIAKAKASATNGPVPLKTDFSSEGSKDPDGDPLTYAWDFDGDGTYDSTEANPSHTYTTKGDFNAQLKVTDPSGKSGYANIPITAGNTAPEVTVETPVDGKLITFGDKIPYKVKVTDPEDGAIDCSKVFVNPALGHDDHEHPTTDIPGCEGTVDTGDLGGHPEGADLTYVLNAKYTDKGSAGTGALTGYDRSVMHPKHKQAEYHDDQSGTRIVSQAGAENGKRIGDVSDGDWIAFTPMSVEGVVKVTYRMSSPYGVGSIELRADAPDGKLLATTPVLDTGGWDTYQNTPAVDIEALTGTHKLYVVFTSPQDNSFDVDAVVFSSAEG; encoded by the coding sequence ATGGCCGTCCTGACGGCGCTGCTGCTTGCCGTGGGCTTCCTGCCCGCCACCGGAGCCACCGCCGCGGACAAGGCCCCGGCCTTCCGCGCGCTGCTGTTCACCGAGGCCGTCGGCTACGTCCACGACTCCATCCCGGCCGGCATCCGGATGGTCGAGGAACAGGCCGCCGCCCACAACTTCGAGGTCGTCCAGACCGACGACTCCACCGTCTTCGACGACGCCGAGCTCAAGGACTTCGACGTCATCGTCATGCTGCAGAACTCCGGCATGGTCTGGGACACCGACGCCCAGCGCGAGGCCGTGCAGACTCACGTGCGCAGCGGCAAGGGCATCGTCGCCCTCCACAACACCCTCGACATGGGCATCGAGGACTCCTTCCCGTGGTGGGACGAGACCGTCAACGGCGGCGCCCACATGCCCGCGCACTCCCCGGGCGTCCTCAAGGGCACCGCGAAGGTCGCCGATCACGTGCACCCCTCCACCAAGGGCCTCCCGCAGCGCTGGGAGCGCCCCGAGGAGTGGTACAACTTCGACAAGAACCCCCGCGGTGACGTGCACGTCCTGGTCTCCGCCGACGAGACCACGTACAACCCGGGCGGGTCCGCGATGGGCGCCGACCACCCCATCTCCTGGTGCCGCAACGCCGAGGGAGGCAAGGTCTGGGCCACCGCCATGGGCCACGACAAGGCCTCGTACAGCGAGCCCGCCTTCCGCGACCACGTGCTCGGCGGCATCCAGTGGGCGGCCGGGAACAAGCCCGGCGACTGCGGCGGCACCGTCTGGTCGGGCTATGAGAAGGTCGCGCTCGACGAGAACACCGCCGACCCGATGGAGCTCGACGTCGCCCAGGACGGCAAGGTCTTCTACGTCCAGCGCAGCGGCGAGGTGAAGATCTTCGACCCGAAGACGCACGCCACGACCACCGCGGGCAAGGTCGACACCTACACCGGCGGTGAGGACGGCCTGGTCGGCATGGAGCTGGACCCGGCGTTCGCCGAGAACCGCTGGATCTACCTCTATTACGCGCCCAAGAGCGCCAAGGACGACGTGAACCGCCTCTCGCGGTTCACGGTCAAGAAGGACAACACCCTCGACCTCGCGAGCGAGCGGAAGATCCTCGACGTCCCCGCCTACCGCGACCGCACCTTCCCCGAGCCCGGACACACCGGCGGTGCCGTCGAGTTCGGCCCCGACCGCACCCTGTACCTCGGCGTCGGCGACGACGTGCCGCCGAACCTCGACCCGAACTGGCAGGGCTACGCGCCCCTCGACTGGCGCCCCGGCAAGCAGAACCTCGACGCCGCCCGCACCGCGGGCAACACCAATGACCTGCGCGGCAAGATCCTGCGCGTCAAGCCCAAGGACAAGGGCGGCTACACCATCCCCCGGGGCAACCTCTTCGAGCCCGGCACGGACAAGACCCGCCCCGAGATCTACGCCATGGGCTTCCGCAACCCCTTCCGCTTCACCGTCGACCCGAAGAACGGCAACGTGCACGTCTCGGACTACGGCCCCGACCGCGGTGCCCCCGAGACCGAACGCGGACCCGAGGGCCTCGTCGAGTACAACGTCATCAAGAAGCCCGGCAACTTCGGCTGGCCCTTCTGCCACGGCAACAACCAGGCGTACGCGCCCTACGACCCCGACACCCACAAGGCCGGGCCGAAGTTCGACTGCGCGAAGCCGGTGAACCCCTCACCCAACAACACGGGCCTGAAGGACCTGCCCCCGCTGACGCTCCCCGAGGTCTGGTACGGCTACGGCGCCTCCAAGGAGTTCCCGGAAATGGGCACCGGCGGCTCCGCGCCGATGAGCGGCCCCGTCTACCGCTACGACGCCGAGAACCCCTCGAAGACGAAGTTCCCGCAGTACTTCGACGGCGCGAACTTCTTCTACGAGTGGGCGCGCAACTCCGTGAAGGAGATGCGCTTCGACGACTCCGGGAAGCTCCTGAAGATCAATGACTTCCTGAAGTCGGCGAAGTTCGCCAAGCCCATGGACATGACGTTCGGCCCCGACGGTTCGCTGTACGTCCTTGAGTGGGGCAGTGAGTTCGGCGGCGGCAACAACGACTCGGGCCTCTACCGGATCGACTACGCGCAGGGGCAGCGCATCCCGATCGCCAAGGCCAAGGCCTCCGCCACCAACGGCCCCGTGCCCCTGAAGACCGACTTCTCCAGCGAGGGCAGCAAGGACCCGGACGGCGACCCCCTCACCTACGCCTGGGACTTCGACGGCGACGGCACCTACGACTCCACGGAGGCCAACCCCTCGCACACCTACACCACCAAGGGCGACTTCAACGCCCAGCTGAAGGTCACCGACCCCTCGGGGAAGTCGGGCTACGCCAACATCCCCATCACGGCGGGCAACACGGCACCCGAGGTGACCGTCGAGACCCCCGTCGACGGCAAGCTCATCACCTTCGGCGACAAGATCCCGTACAAGGTGAAGGTCACCGACCCCGAGGACGGCGCGATCGACTGCTCCAAGGTCTTCGTGAACCCCGCCCTCGGCCACGACGACCACGAGCACCCGACCACCGACATCCCCGGCTGCGAGGGCACCGTGGACACCGGTGACCTAGGCGGCCACCCCGAGGGCGCCGACCTCACCTACGTCCTCAACGCCAAGTACACCGACAAGGGTTCCGCCGGGACCGGCGCCCTGACGGGCTACGACCGCTCGGTCATGCACCCCAAGCACAAGCAGGCCGAGTACCACGACGACCAGTCGGGGACCCGGATCGTCTCCCAGGCGGGCGCGGAGAACGGCAAACGCATCGGTGACGTCAGCGACGGCGACTGGATCGCCTTCACGCCCATGAGCGTCGAAGGCGTCGTCAAGGTCACGTACCGCATGTCGTCCCCGTACGGAGTGGGCTCCATCGAACTCCGTGCCGACGCCCCCGACGGCAAACTCCTCGCCACCACACCGGTGCTCGACACCGGAGGCTGGGACACGTACCAGAACACCCCGGCCGTCGACATCGAGGCCCTGACCGGCACCCACAAGCTGTATGTGGTCTTCACATCGCCGCAGGACAACTCCTTCGACGTGGACGCCGTCGTGTTCTCGTCCGCCGAGGGCTGA
- a CDS encoding DUF4239 domain-containing protein, whose protein sequence is MGIWLLNTFGTLALACLLAGGAVCVGVLGTLLLRRALPQAADGRYNDMVGVVLGMYAAIYGIILAFVVVAEWEGLNDAETNVAVEASQTAEVLRDASAFPPDQERRVTEAVDAYVHAIVEKQWPMMREGRPDPGATNPQVVRLYEVFQEYEPRTEAQKVYYEQSVSTLGEIASARRTRLADSQQSLPVLLNVLVYGGALVMLPLTFLYGIKSLRAQLMFVVSVAGLIGVSLLLCLTLDHPFSGDLSVSPAPFKEGVLAQFWP, encoded by the coding sequence GTGGGGATCTGGCTGCTGAACACCTTCGGGACGCTCGCGCTCGCCTGCCTGCTCGCGGGCGGCGCCGTGTGCGTCGGCGTGCTGGGCACGCTGCTGCTGCGGCGTGCGCTGCCCCAGGCGGCGGACGGCAGATACAACGACATGGTCGGTGTCGTGCTCGGCATGTACGCGGCGATCTACGGCATCATCCTCGCGTTCGTCGTCGTGGCCGAGTGGGAGGGCCTCAACGACGCGGAGACGAACGTCGCCGTCGAGGCCAGCCAGACCGCGGAGGTGCTGCGGGACGCCTCCGCGTTCCCGCCCGACCAGGAGCGCCGGGTGACGGAGGCCGTCGACGCGTACGTCCACGCGATCGTCGAGAAGCAGTGGCCGATGATGCGCGAGGGCAGGCCCGACCCGGGCGCCACCAACCCTCAAGTGGTCAGGCTCTACGAGGTGTTCCAGGAGTACGAGCCGAGGACCGAGGCACAGAAGGTCTACTACGAGCAGTCCGTGTCCACCCTGGGGGAGATCGCCTCGGCACGCCGCACCCGGCTCGCCGACTCGCAGCAGTCCCTGCCGGTGCTCCTCAACGTCCTCGTCTACGGCGGCGCGCTCGTCATGCTGCCGCTGACGTTCCTCTACGGCATCAAGAGCCTGCGCGCCCAGCTGATGTTCGTCGTCTCGGTCGCCGGGCTGATCGGCGTGAGCCTGCTCCTGTGCCTCACCCTCGACCACCCGTTCTCCGGGGACCTCTCCGTCTCTCCGGCTCCGTTCAAGGAGGGCGTACTCGCCCAGTTCTGGCCGTGA
- a CDS encoding SulP family inorganic anion transporter, producing the protein MRASERGAVVLTSLARAVPGVRVVTTYRREWLGKDLTAGLVLTTLLVPQGMAYAELAGLPAITGLYTSVLCLLGYAVCGPSRVLVLGPDSSLGPMIAATIVPLIAADGDPDRAVALASTLALMVAAIMILASVAKLGFIADLISKPTMIGYMNGLALTILVGQLPKLFGFDVDADGLVDEAVAFVEALVDGEAVAAAAVVGAAGIALILVLQRWLPKVPAVLVAVVAAMAAAAAFDLGEHGVSLVGELPEGLPPLTVPDVRLDDLVPLCAGALGIAVVSLADTISNASAFAARTGQEVRGNQEMAGVGAANLAAGLFQGFPVSTSGSRTAVAERAGARTQLTGVVGAGLIVLMLVLVPGLFRQLPQPVLAAVVITASLSLADIPGALRLWRQRRAEFLLAAAAFLGVALLGVLPGIGLAVALSVLNVFRRAWWPYATVLGRAAGLAGYHDVRSHPGAEPVPGLVIYRFDAPLIFANAKTFRDEVLRLARADPRPEWIVLAAEPMTDVDTTAADVLEELDETLNARGVHLVFAELKDPVRQKVERYGLTRTIDPRHFFPTIESAVAAFRAQ; encoded by the coding sequence ATGAGAGCGTCGGAGCGCGGTGCGGTGGTGCTCACGTCCCTGGCGCGGGCGGTGCCGGGGGTCCGCGTGGTCACGACGTACCGGCGCGAGTGGCTCGGCAAGGACCTCACCGCGGGGCTCGTGCTCACCACGCTGCTCGTGCCGCAGGGCATGGCGTACGCCGAACTGGCCGGGCTGCCCGCGATCACCGGCCTGTACACGTCCGTGCTGTGTCTGCTGGGTTACGCGGTGTGCGGCCCGTCACGGGTCCTCGTCCTCGGCCCTGACTCCTCGCTCGGCCCCATGATCGCCGCCACGATCGTGCCCCTGATCGCCGCCGACGGCGATCCGGACCGGGCGGTCGCCCTGGCGTCGACGCTTGCGCTCATGGTCGCCGCCATCATGATCCTCGCCTCGGTCGCCAAGCTCGGCTTCATCGCCGACCTGATCTCCAAGCCCACGATGATCGGCTACATGAACGGCCTGGCGCTGACCATCCTGGTGGGCCAGCTCCCCAAGCTGTTCGGCTTCGACGTGGACGCGGACGGGCTCGTCGACGAGGCCGTCGCGTTCGTCGAGGCGCTCGTCGACGGCGAGGCCGTGGCCGCGGCGGCCGTGGTGGGCGCGGCCGGCATCGCGCTGATCCTGGTCCTCCAGCGCTGGTTGCCGAAGGTTCCCGCGGTCCTCGTCGCGGTGGTGGCGGCGATGGCCGCGGCGGCCGCCTTCGACCTGGGGGAGCACGGGGTGTCGCTGGTCGGCGAGTTGCCGGAGGGCCTGCCTCCGCTGACGGTCCCCGACGTGCGCCTTGACGACCTGGTGCCGCTGTGCGCCGGAGCGCTCGGCATCGCCGTCGTGTCGCTCGCGGACACCATTTCCAACGCGTCCGCCTTCGCCGCCCGCACCGGCCAGGAGGTGCGCGGCAACCAGGAGATGGCCGGGGTCGGCGCGGCCAACCTGGCCGCCGGGCTCTTCCAGGGCTTCCCGGTCAGCACGAGCGGGTCGCGCACCGCCGTCGCCGAGCGGGCCGGCGCCAGGACACAGCTCACCGGGGTCGTCGGCGCGGGCCTCATCGTCCTCATGCTCGTGCTCGTGCCCGGCCTGTTCCGCCAGCTGCCCCAGCCCGTCCTCGCGGCGGTCGTCATCACCGCCTCGCTCTCCCTCGCCGACATCCCCGGGGCCCTGCGGCTGTGGCGGCAGCGCAGGGCGGAGTTCCTGCTCGCCGCGGCCGCGTTCCTCGGGGTCGCCCTGCTCGGGGTGCTGCCCGGCATCGGCCTGGCCGTCGCCCTGTCCGTCCTGAACGTCTTCCGGCGGGCGTGGTGGCCCTACGCGACGGTCCTCGGCCGGGCGGCGGGCCTCGCGGGCTACCACGACGTCCGGTCCCACCCGGGTGCCGAACCCGTGCCCGGCCTCGTCATCTACCGCTTCGACGCCCCGCTGATCTTCGCCAACGCCAAGACGTTCCGCGACGAGGTGCTGCGGCTCGCCCGCGCGGACCCGCGGCCGGAGTGGATCGTCCTCGCGGCCGAACCGATGACCGATGTGGACACCACGGCCGCCGACGTCCTCGAAGAGCTCGACGAGACGCTGAACGCCCGCGGCGTCCACCTCGTCTTCGCCGAACTCAAGGACCCCGTACGGCAGAAGGTCGAGCGGTACGGGCTGACGCGCACCATCGACCCGCGCCACTTCTTCCCGACCATCGAGTCCGCCGTCGCCGCGTTCCGGGCTCAGTAG
- a CDS encoding PLDc N-terminal domain-containing protein has protein sequence MDDYPLLGIFWTMLIFFLWIMWFLIVVHIVVDIFRNEDLSGLAKAGWLLLVLLLPLLGVAIYLIVQGKGISRRTGHRGYRGASDLGPYPVATSSSGGDVRELERLAELHRAGALSQAEFDHAKHRFLAY, from the coding sequence GTGGACGACTACCCGCTGCTCGGAATCTTCTGGACCATGCTGATCTTCTTCCTGTGGATCATGTGGTTCCTCATCGTGGTCCACATCGTCGTGGACATCTTCCGCAACGAGGACCTCAGCGGCCTGGCCAAGGCGGGCTGGCTGCTGCTCGTGCTCCTGCTGCCGCTCCTCGGCGTCGCCATCTATCTCATCGTCCAGGGCAAGGGGATCAGCCGCCGTACCGGCCACCGCGGGTACAGGGGCGCGTCCGACCTCGGGCCGTACCCGGTGGCCACGTCGTCGTCCGGCGGTGACGTCCGGGAGTTGGAGCGGCTCGCGGAACTGCACCGGGCGGGGGCGCTCTCCCAGGCGGAGTTCGATCATGCCAAGCACAGGTTCCTCGCCTACTGA
- a CDS encoding YhjD/YihY/BrkB family envelope integrity protein — MVSARPARSLTPRVVHQLVHVNILDTATRLAAQVFLAALPLLIAVASLCPRPVRRELLSSLRSTFAVGGRVRAPVEELLAGTQRTAYSWGAASVLVALLSATAFTRALQRLCERSWHLPRAEARVMVWRWACWLVVWIAVLVLRGAIHTAFGAGPAFGVVLELAAVVLLWWWSQHLLLAGRVPWLPLLPGALLTGVGVIVFSGVSALWLPRALEHGVERYGTLGTVFTLLSWLIVFFVVVVLGTAVGYVLAHDASVRGRLGTPAPPSR, encoded by the coding sequence ATGGTGAGCGCCCGCCCCGCCCGGTCGCTGACACCCCGCGTCGTCCATCAGCTCGTGCACGTCAACATCCTGGACACCGCGACCCGGCTCGCGGCGCAGGTGTTCCTCGCCGCGCTCCCGCTGCTGATCGCGGTCGCCTCCCTCTGCCCGCGCCCCGTACGGCGGGAACTGCTGAGCTCCCTGCGCTCCACGTTCGCCGTCGGCGGACGGGTGCGCGCACCGGTCGAGGAGCTGCTCGCGGGAACGCAGCGCACCGCCTACAGCTGGGGAGCGGCCAGTGTCCTGGTCGCGCTGCTGTCCGCCACGGCCTTCACCCGGGCCCTGCAGCGGCTGTGCGAGCGCTCCTGGCACCTGCCGCGGGCGGAGGCGCGGGTCATGGTCTGGCGCTGGGCGTGCTGGCTCGTCGTGTGGATCGCGGTACTCGTCCTGCGCGGTGCGATCCACACGGCGTTCGGAGCGGGCCCGGCCTTCGGTGTCGTGCTGGAACTGGCCGCCGTCGTCCTGCTCTGGTGGTGGAGCCAGCACCTGCTGCTCGCCGGGCGCGTGCCCTGGCTGCCCCTGCTGCCGGGGGCGCTGCTCACCGGCGTCGGGGTGATCGTGTTCTCCGGGGTCTCCGCGCTGTGGCTGCCCCGCGCCCTCGAGCACGGGGTCGAGCGGTACGGAACGCTCGGCACCGTCTTCACCCTGCTCTCCTGGCTGATCGTCTTCTTCGTCGTCGTGGTGCTCGGCACCGCCGTCGGGTACGTCCTCGCCCACGACGCGTCCGTGAGGGGCCGGTTGGGGACACCGGCCCCGCCCTCACGCTGA
- a CDS encoding DUF2252 domain-containing protein: protein MSETKHTHATPEERAARGRAARTLVPRSSHEEFAPGADRPDPVEVIERQSASRVPELVPIRYGRMLESPFRFFRGAAAIMAQDLAGTPTSGIMTQLCGDAHMLNFRLLASPERHLMFDINDFDETHPGPWEWDVKRLCASLVIAGRGNGFSAPERTGVVRESVRGYREAMDDFAGMRNVDVWYTRVDADELYKVLVEQLRPRTARRLSRTLTKARTRDHLQALDRLSHKVGGEVRITPDPPLVIPLDELLPDVERTRLEGQLRDLVGGYAHSLSSDRRALLAQYRVVDMARKVVGVGSVGTRCWIILLLGRDDRDPLFLQAKEAQDSALADFTEPSGYGHQGERVVAGQRLMQATSDMFLGWERVTGLDGRQRDFYVRQLRDWKAIPKADTMAPDLMRLFGRLCGATLARAHARSGDRIAIAAYLGQSDSFDRAIARFAESYADRNEHDHRALVEAVRDGRVTAVSA, encoded by the coding sequence ATGTCCGAGACCAAGCACACGCACGCCACCCCGGAGGAACGGGCCGCGCGCGGAAGGGCGGCGCGCACGCTGGTACCGCGTTCGAGCCACGAGGAGTTCGCGCCGGGCGCGGACCGGCCGGACCCGGTCGAGGTGATCGAGCGGCAGTCGGCGAGCCGGGTCCCGGAGCTGGTGCCGATCCGCTACGGGCGGATGCTGGAGTCGCCCTTCCGCTTCTTCCGCGGCGCGGCGGCGATCATGGCGCAGGATCTGGCGGGTACGCCGACGAGCGGCATCATGACCCAGCTGTGCGGCGACGCGCACATGCTGAACTTCCGGCTGCTCGCCTCGCCGGAGCGGCATCTGATGTTCGACATCAACGACTTCGACGAGACCCACCCGGGCCCGTGGGAGTGGGACGTCAAGCGGCTGTGCGCGAGTCTGGTGATCGCCGGGCGCGGCAACGGGTTCAGCGCGCCGGAGCGGACGGGCGTGGTCCGCGAGTCCGTGCGCGGGTACCGGGAGGCGATGGACGACTTCGCCGGGATGCGCAACGTGGACGTGTGGTACACCCGGGTCGACGCGGACGAGTTGTACAAGGTGCTCGTCGAGCAGCTGCGGCCGCGGACGGCGCGGCGGCTGTCGCGCACGCTCACCAAGGCACGCACCCGCGACCACCTCCAGGCCCTGGACAGGCTCTCCCACAAGGTCGGCGGCGAAGTGCGCATCACCCCGGACCCGCCGCTGGTGATCCCCTTGGACGAGCTGCTGCCCGACGTCGAACGGACGCGCCTGGAAGGGCAGTTGCGCGACCTCGTCGGGGGCTACGCACACAGCCTGTCGTCGGACCGCCGGGCGCTGCTCGCCCAGTACCGCGTGGTCGACATGGCCCGCAAGGTGGTGGGCGTCGGCAGCGTCGGCACCCGCTGCTGGATCATCCTGCTGCTGGGCAGGGACGACCGGGACCCCCTCTTCCTGCAGGCGAAGGAGGCGCAGGACTCGGCGCTCGCGGACTTCACCGAACCGAGCGGGTACGGGCACCAGGGCGAGCGGGTCGTGGCCGGGCAGCGGCTGATGCAGGCCACGAGCGACATGTTCCTGGGCTGGGAACGGGTCACGGGCCTGGACGGCCGGCAACGCGACTTCTACGTACGGCAGTTGCGGGACTGGAAGGCGATACCCAAGGCGGACACGATGGCGCCGGACCTCATGCGGCTGTTCGGGAGGCTGTGCGGGGCGACGCTGGCGCGTGCCCACGCGCGCTCCGGCGACCGCATCGCGATCGCCGCGTATCTCGGGCAGTCCGACTCCTTCGACCGCGCGATCGCCCGGTTCGCCGAGTCCTACGCCGACCGGAACGAGCACGACCACCGGGCGCTGGTCGAGGCCGTGCGGGACGGGCGGGTCACCGCGGTGTCAGCGTGA
- a CDS encoding diacylglycerol/lipid kinase family protein — MKPTMRGRRWLARVALVAAAGVVLVPAVFAGTRTFGLLAVGLAGLALTAAAIWWGLSRRGLLRFLALLLAVAAPLWVLVEYARADLVWVAALALALWPVALGAGRAAVARHDEPDPMPEHPAPEIRHPVLIMNPRSGGGKVRRFALRERAESLGAEVRLLERRGETDVAELARKAAAEGADLLGVAGGDGTQALVADVAADLRLPFLVIPAGTRNHFALDLGLDRDDPSKALDALRDGVELHVDIGRAGDRPFVNNVSFGAYAEVVQSPSYRDGKTRTTLNLLPDLLLGHKGAHLTARAEETTFCGPQALLVSNNSYGTGDIAGLGHRARVDAGVLGCVGVRVTSAAHAAGLLRGRRAAGLTRATATTVVVDADQERIPAGVDGEALVLRTPVHCELRPRALRVLVPRRRPGLRKARPPVDWRLVTGLALTSGHALRRTPPR; from the coding sequence ATGAAACCGACGATGCGGGGGCGGCGGTGGCTGGCGCGCGTGGCGCTGGTCGCGGCCGCCGGAGTGGTGCTGGTCCCGGCCGTGTTCGCGGGAACGCGGACCTTCGGTCTCCTTGCCGTCGGACTCGCGGGCCTGGCGCTCACCGCCGCCGCGATCTGGTGGGGGCTCAGTCGGCGGGGTCTCCTGCGGTTCCTGGCCCTGCTCCTCGCTGTGGCCGCACCCCTGTGGGTCCTCGTGGAGTACGCCAGGGCCGACCTGGTGTGGGTCGCCGCCCTGGCCCTCGCGCTCTGGCCGGTCGCGCTCGGCGCCGGGCGGGCCGCCGTCGCCCGGCACGACGAGCCGGACCCGATGCCCGAACATCCGGCGCCCGAGATCCGGCACCCGGTACTGATCATGAATCCGCGCTCCGGCGGCGGCAAGGTGCGCCGCTTCGCCCTGCGCGAGCGGGCCGAGTCGCTGGGGGCGGAGGTACGGCTCCTGGAGCGGCGCGGTGAGACGGACGTGGCGGAACTGGCGCGCAAGGCCGCGGCCGAGGGCGCCGACCTCCTCGGGGTCGCGGGTGGCGACGGCACCCAGGCGCTGGTCGCCGATGTCGCCGCCGACCTGCGGCTCCCCTTCCTGGTGATCCCGGCAGGCACACGCAACCACTTCGCGCTCGACCTGGGACTGGACCGGGACGACCCGTCGAAGGCCCTGGACGCGCTGCGCGACGGCGTGGAACTCCACGTCGACATCGGCCGGGCAGGCGACCGCCCGTTCGTCAACAACGTGTCGTTCGGCGCCTACGCGGAAGTCGTGCAGAGCCCCTCGTACCGCGACGGCAAGACCCGCACCACCCTGAACCTGCTCCCCGACCTGCTCCTCGGCCACAAGGGCGCACACCTGACCGCGCGCGCCGAGGAGACGACCTTCTGTGGGCCGCAGGCCCTGCTGGTGAGCAACAACTCCTACGGCACCGGTGACATCGCGGGACTGGGGCACCGCGCCCGCGTGGACGCCGGTGTGCTCGGCTGCGTCGGCGTCCGGGTGACCAGTGCCGCGCACGCCGCCGGGCTGCTGCGGGGGCGGCGCGCCGCGGGCCTGACACGGGCGACGGCGACGACGGTGGTGGTCGACGCCGACCAGGAGCGGATCCCCGCCGGCGTCGACGGCGAGGCGCTGGTGCTGCGCACCCCGGTCCACTGCGAGCTGCGGCCACGGGCCCTGCGGGTGCTGGTACCGCGACGGCGGCCGGGCCTGCGCAAGGCCCGGCCGCCGGTGGACTGGCGGCTCGTCACGGGACTCGCCCTGACGTCGGGGCACGCCCTGAGGCGGACACCGCCGCGCTGA
- a CDS encoding DUF7144 family membrane protein, translated as MAEQTSPGQTRHSAPESESPRVRPLALGGVVFAVCVLAIIGSYHAIVGLAAIIDDDYYVRLNNYIYEFDITAWGWLHLISGVVILAAAFTLFSGRVWARAVGMVIAGLSALENFFFTPYAPVWSAIIIALDVLVIWSLAMYGRPVAHKVYGAPM; from the coding sequence ATGGCCGAACAGACTTCACCGGGCCAGACCCGGCACAGCGCACCGGAGTCGGAGTCGCCCCGTGTGCGGCCACTCGCGCTCGGCGGCGTGGTGTTCGCCGTGTGCGTCCTGGCGATCATCGGCTCCTACCACGCGATCGTGGGACTCGCGGCGATCATCGACGACGACTATTACGTGAGGCTGAACAACTACATCTACGAGTTCGACATCACGGCCTGGGGATGGCTCCACCTGATCTCCGGCGTCGTGATTCTCGCGGCCGCGTTCACGCTGTTCAGCGGCCGGGTGTGGGCGCGTGCCGTCGGCATGGTCATCGCCGGCCTCAGCGCGTTGGAGAACTTCTTCTTCACCCCGTACGCCCCCGTGTGGTCGGCGATCATCATCGCGCTCGACGTGCTGGTGATCTGGTCCCTCGCCATGTACGGGCGGCCGGTGGCGCACAAGGTGTACGGCGCGCCGATGTGA
- a CDS encoding helix-turn-helix transcriptional regulator — MPVVVRAQEGRRRPDSRSADPARVATLRGHLRGLGRDAQRAETAVDTCLVWLAGALVRIAEDLEDPHSVGALVDEAFAVLASVSQGGRTGADAGPAPPVEALTQRELMVLRRLQGDVSLRRIADGLFISHNTVKSHARALYRKLGAHSRAEALCRARRLGLI, encoded by the coding sequence ATGCCCGTGGTGGTCCGTGCCCAGGAGGGCCGCCGACGTCCGGATTCCCGCTCGGCGGACCCGGCCCGGGTGGCCACGCTGCGCGGCCACCTCCGCGGTCTCGGACGGGACGCGCAGAGAGCGGAGACGGCGGTCGACACCTGCCTGGTGTGGCTCGCCGGTGCCCTGGTGCGCATCGCGGAGGACCTGGAGGATCCGCACAGCGTGGGAGCGCTGGTCGACGAGGCGTTCGCCGTGCTGGCCTCGGTGTCCCAGGGCGGGCGGACCGGTGCGGACGCGGGCCCCGCGCCGCCCGTCGAGGCGTTGACGCAGCGTGAACTGATGGTGCTGCGCCGTCTCCAGGGCGATGTGTCGCTGCGCCGGATCGCCGACGGCCTGTTCATCTCCCACAACACCGTCAAGAGCCACGCCCGCGCGCTGTACCGCAAGCTCGGGGCGCACTCACGGGCCGAAGCGCTGTGCCGGGCACGGAGACTGGGGCTCATCTAG